One stretch of Prunus persica cultivar Lovell chromosome G1, Prunus_persica_NCBIv2, whole genome shotgun sequence DNA includes these proteins:
- the LOC18793826 gene encoding MDIS1-interacting receptor like kinase 2 isoform X2, which produces MTSLSSGKLCFLPYCLVIFMYVSSPNWVAFPSATSTSDTEAKALLKWKASLFPNKALNHLTWYPPTHNINATNSSNTNPKPRTSPCTWTGVSCNSAGSVSTINLSTCGIQGKIPSELGSMQSLVTLDLSHNNLSGSIPSSFEEMHGLSYVDISYNHLEGPLPNISAFREAPPERLKGNKGLCGKVGALLPPCNAHGSKKDHKVLFSVAVFVLLSTLFTIVFVIMQTKKKHQDTKQNHMHGEISFSVLNFDGKSMYKEIIRATEDFDSTYCIGKGGHGSIYKVNLSSGDVVVVKRLHLLWDGDTEFQKGFLNEERALTEIRHWNIVKLYGFCANKQHSFLVYEYLERGSLAAMLSKDEEAKELGWSKRVNIVKGLAHALCYMHHDCLPPIVHRDISSKNILLDSEYEACVSDFGTTKFLNPDSTNWTAAAGTYGYMAPELAYTMEVNENCDVYSFGVVTLEIIMGKHPGDLLSSFSPVSSSSSSSSSSSALPAHQITIVDVLDQRISPPTHQLASEVVSLVKIAFSCLNSSPKSRPTMKQVSHFLSTQMLHLSKTVHMMTCGELLALDPLAT; this is translated from the exons ATGACATCTTTAAGTTCCGGTAAACTATGCTTCCTGCCTTATTGCCTGGTCATCTTCATGTATGTTTCATCACCAAATTGGGTTGCTTTTCCTTCTGCTACTTCTACTTCTGATACTGAAGCAAAGGCTCTTCTCAAATGGAAAGCCAGCTTATTTCCAAATAAAGCCCTCAATCATCTCACCTGGTACCCTCCCACTCATAATATTAATGCCACCAATTCTTCCAACACCAATCCAAAACCAAGAACAAGCCCATGCACTTGGACTGGTGTTTCATGCAACTCAGCTGGAAGTGTCAGCACGATAAACCTTTCCACTTGTGGTATTCAAG GTAAGATACCATCAGAATTGGGCAGTATGCAGAGTTTGGTGACACTTGATCTTTCCCACAACAATCTTTCGGGTTCCATACCATCAAGTTTTGAAGAGATGCACGGCTTGTCGTACGTTGACATATCCTACAATCACTTGGAAGGTCCCCTTCCCAACATCAGTGCATTTCGAGAAGCTCCGCCAGAAAGATTGAAAGGGAACAAAGGATTGTGTGGCAAAGTTGGAGCTCTGCTACCACCCTGCAATGCGCATGGATCAAAAAAGGATCACAAGGTCTTATTCTCTGTTGCAGTGTTTGTACTTCTATCTACTCTCTTTACAATTGTCTTTGTAATAAtgcaaacaaagaagaagcatCAAGATACTAAACAAAACCACATGCATGgagaaatttctttttcagttttaaattttgatggaAAATCAATGTATAAGGAAATTATAAGGGCAACAGAAGATTTTGATTCCACATATTGCATTGGGAAGGGAGGACATGGAAGCATCTATAAAGTAAATTTGTCATCTGGAGACGTAGTGGTCGTGAAGAGACTCCATCTGCTATGGGATGGCGATACAGAATTTCAAAAGGGGTTCTTGAATGAAGAAAGGGCACTCACTGAGATAAGACATTGGAATATTGTGAAGCTCTATGGTTTCTGCGCAAATAAACAACACTCGTTTTTGGTGTATGAGTATCTTGAAAGAGGTAGCTTGGCCGCAATGTTGAGCAAAGATGAAGAAGCTAAAGAGTTGGGGTGGAGTAAAAGGGTGAATATTGTTAAAGGTTTAGCTCATGCCTTGTGTTACATGCACCACGATTGCTTGCCACCGATTGTACATCGTGACATCTCAAGTAAGAACATTTTGTTGGATTCTGAATATGAGGCATGTGTTTCAGACTTTGGCACAACTAAATTTTTAAATCCAGACTCAACTAATTGGACTGCCGCTGCAGGCACGTATGGCTACATGGCACCAG AGCTTGCTTACACAATGGAAGTGAATGAGAACTGCGATGTTTATAGCTTTGGTGTGGTCACATTGGAAATAATTATGGGAAAGCATCCTGGAGATCTTCTCTCATCTTTCTCACCAGTCTcttcatcctcctcctcctcctcatcatcatctgcATTACCAGCCCATCAAATAACAATTGTGGATGTTTTGGACCAACGCATTTCCCCTCCTACACATCAACTTGCAAGCGAAGTGGTCTCTCTTGTGAAGATAGCATTTTCATGCTTGAATTCCAGCCCAAAATCTCGTCCAACAATGAAACAAGTTTCTcatttcctctcaactcagaTGCTGCATTTGTCGAAGACGGTACATATGATGACATGTGGTGAATTGCTTGCTCTTGATCCTTTGGCTACCTGA
- the LOC18789611 gene encoding putative pumilio homolog 8, chloroplastic, whose protein sequence is MFKIAEEDERVLQNMKRERGELEKFWNENPKNQPYSNLIHLLHPPHHHHLVSGSPVSRASLQSEFSPSSSFSNGFYSSEDGSPYSTPFEEAKYQTPYMNGLWLDSEPPDSHFNEKMGDDLRLAESFYRMRIGDEQEGGAKRMGFERGPDGFGLGGGFSADTSSWNVENYGLLESSKNNISDFEALKSSGFGVRGRFDGTINESVLLGLQKRCTVGDSMGSFLNHMQPNALYSGPSGVKNQMSCISGQRKEEQGDGWYQRKPSLARPYLDEEFFCLQLHGTDCNGGKGLMYPMGSPQLSSVAQLNVDNLSHNHSMIKQRTKVNPNSGVPESFKSMKCAGEPECFCCEDSFIIQGKHLNHTISKGSKSSKGYKKNSCNKAMQTEGEKSFRLDSNLCNGGISGSEWSQSNNSSMRSLLTLGSLAEVQGYIYFIAKDQYGCRFLQRMLDDGTCQDVQLIFDKIINHVFELMTNPFGNYLMQKLLDVCNEQQRMQFVLKVTKEPGQLVRISLDTHGTRVVQKLIETVRTGKQISLVKSSLECGFLDLIKDPNGNHVVQRCLDCFSNEDNRFIFDAAARFCVEIATQRHGCCVLQKCIAHASGRHRDKLINEIARNGLLLSQDPYGNYVIQYVMELKIPSAMAKLINQLKGHFVRLSTQKCSSHVVEKCLKYFEESRPRIIHELLSVPCFEQLLQDPYANYVVQSALTVTKGPLRASLVEAVKPHTILRTSPYCKRIFSRELLKK, encoded by the exons ATGTTTAAAATAGCTGAGGAAGACGAGAGGGTTTTACAGAACATGAAGAGGGAAAGAGGAGAGCTTGAGAAGTTTTGGAATGAGAACCCCAAGAATCAACCATATTCCAATCtcattcatcttcttcatcctcctcatcatcatcaccttgTGAGTGGTTCACCTGTTAGCAGAGCCTCTCTGCAATCAGAGTTCTCTCCTTCAAGCTCTTTCTCAAATGGGTTTTATTCCTCTGAGGATGGCTCTCCATATTCCACCCCATTTGAGGAGGCCAAATATCAAACACCTTACATGAATGGATTGTGGTTGGACTCTGAGCCTCCTGATTCTCATTTCAATGAGAAGATGGGGGATGATCTGCGTTTGGCTGAAAGTTTCTACAGAATGCGTATTGGGGATGAACAGGAGGGTGGTGCTAAAAGGATGGGATTTGAGAGAGGCCCAGATGGGTTTGGGCTTGGTGGTGGTTTTTCAGCTGATACTAGTTCTTGGAATGTTGAAAACTATGGCCTACTTGAAAGTTCTAAGAATAATATATCTGATTTTGAAGCTCTTAAATCCTCTGGTTTTGGAGTTAGAGGCAGGTTTGATGGTACTATTAATGAGTCAGTATTGCTTGGATTGCAGAAAAGATGTACTGTTGGTGATTCAATGGGGTCTTTTCTTAATCATATGCAGCCCAATGCTTTGTATTCTGGCCCTAGTGgtgtaaaaaatcaaatgagtTGTATATCAGggcaaagaaaagaggaacAGGGAGATGGTTGGTATCAGAGGAAACCATCTCTTGCTAGGCCTTACCTTGATGAAGAATTTTTTTGCTTACAGCTACATGGAACGGATTGTAATGGTGGAAAGGGCCTTATGTATCCAATGGGTTCCCCTCAGTTGTCCTCAGTTGCTCAGTTGAATGTGGACAATCTTTCACATAATCATTCAATGATAAAACAAAGGACTAAAGTAAACCCAAATAGTGGGGTTCCTGAATCTTTCAAGTCTATGAAATGTGCAGGGGAACCTGAGTGTTTTTGTTGTGAGGATAGTTTCATTATACAAGGAAAACATTTGAATCATACCATCAGCAAGGGTAGCAAGTCTTCAAAGGGTTACAAGAAGAACTCTTGCAATAAGGCAATGCAGACAGAAGGAGAGAAAAGCTTTAGACTGGATTCCAATTTATGTAATGGAGGAATTAGTGGGAGTGAATGGAGTCAGAGTAATAATAGCTCAATGCGGTCACTACTAACTTTAGGTTCATTGGCTGAGGTCCAGGgatatatatacttcatagCAAAGGATCAGTATGGTTGTCGATTCTTACAGAGGATGCTTGATGATGGGACCTGTCAAGATGTGCAATtaatatttgataaaataatcAATCATGTTTTTGAACTGATGACGAACCCGTTTGGCAATTACCTTATGCAGAAGTTGTTGGACGTGTGCAATGAACAACAAAGAATGCAATTTGTACTCAAGGTGACCAAAGAACCAGGACAGCTTGTCAGAATTTCCTTAGACACACATGG CACTCGCGTGGTACAGAAGTTGATTGAGACTGTTAGAACTGGGAAACAGATCTCATTAGTTAAATCATCCCTTGAATGTGGTTTTCTTGATCTTATCAAGGATCCAAATGGTAATCATGTGGTACAACGTTGCTTGGACTGCTTTAGCAATGAAGATAATAGG TTTATTTTTGATGCTGCTGCAAGATTTTGTGTTGAGATTGCAACTCAACGCCATGGCTGTTGTGTACTACAAAAATGCATTGCACATGCCAGTGGGAGACATCGAGATAAGCTGATCAATGAAATTGCCAGGAATGGGCTTCTCCTTTCCCAAGATCCTTATGG GAATTATGTTATTCAATATGTCATGGAGCTAAAGATCCCATCTGCAATGGCCAAACTGATTAATCAATTAAAAGGACACTTTGTACGCCTCTCAACACAGAAATGTAGTAGTCACGTGGTTGAAAAATGCCTCAAGTATTTTGAAGAAAGCCGACCAAGAATCATCCATGAATTGCTCTCAGTTCCTTGCTTTGAACAGTTGTTGCAAGACCCTTATGCTAACTATGTCGTTCAATCTGCTCTTACAGTTACCAAG GGCCCTCTTCGTGCTTCTCTGGTTGAAGCAGTTAAGCCTCATACAATCTTACGAACCAGCCCATACTGCAAGAGGATTTTCTCACGGGAGCTCCTGAAGAAGTGA
- the LOC18793264 gene encoding annexin D1, with product MSTLRVPQQVPPASEDCEQLKKAFKGWGTNEDLIISILGHRNAPQRKVIRQTYAEAYGEDLLKELEKELTSDFERSILLWTLDPAERDAFLANEATKKWTKSNQVLAEIACSRSSHELLMARQAYHSRYKKSLEEDVAHHTTGDFRKLLAPLVSSYRYEGDEVNLTLAKSEAKLLHEKISDKAYNDEDIIRILATRSKAQINATLNHYKNEFGNDINKDLKADPKDEYLAILRATIKCLVRPEKYFEKSLRLAINKRGTDEGALSRVVTTRAEVDMKLIKEQYHKRNSVTLDQAIKKDTTGDYEKMLLALVGHEDA from the exons ATGTCGACGCTTAGAGTTCCTCAACAAGTTCCTCCTGCATCCGAAGACTGTGAGCAGCTCAAAAAGGCCTTCAAAG GATGGGGAACCAATGAGGACTTGATCATATCCATCTTGGGGCATAGAAATGCCCCTCAAAGAAAGGTTATCCGACAAACTTATGCTGAAGCTTATGGAGAAGATCTCCTCAAGGAGCTGGAAAAAGAACTTACAAGTGATTTTGAG AGGAGTATACTGCTTTGGACACTTGATCCAGCTGAACGTGATGCATTTTTGGCCAATGAAGCAACAAAGAAGTGGACTAAAAGCAATCAGGTTCTTGCTGAAATAGCCTGCAGTAGGTCTTCACATGAACTACTCATGGCAAGGCAGGCTTATCACTCTCGCTATAAGAAGTCCCTCGAAGAGGATGTTGCACATCACACAACCGGGGACTTTCGCAAG CTTTTGGCCCCTCTTGTTAGCTCATATAGATATGAGGGAGATGAGGTGAACCTGACACTGGCAAAATCAGAGGCTAAGCTACTCCATGAGAAGATCTCAGACAAGGCCTACAATGATGAGGATATCATCAGGATTTTGGCCACACGGAGCAAAGCACAGATCAATGCAACTCTCAATCACTACAAAAATGAATTTGGGAATGACATAAATAAG GATTTGAAAGCTGACCCCAAGGATGAGTACCTTGCAATACTAAGGGCCACAATTAAGTGCTTGGTCCGCCCTGAGAAGTACTTTGAGAAGTCTCTTCGTCTGGCAATCAACAAACGAGGAACAGATGAAGGAGCTCTCAGTAGAGTTGTCACCACAAGAGCTGAGGTTGACATGAAGCTTATAAAGGAACAGTACCACAAAAGAAATAGTGTCACTCTGGACCAGGCCATTAAAAAAGACACTACTGGAGATTATGAAAAAATGCTTCTGGCCCTGGTTGGACATGAGGATGCTTGA
- the LOC18788722 gene encoding uncharacterized protein LOC18788722 — protein MERSTPVRKPHTSTADLLTWSETPPTDSPLPSSASRSATRSHQPSDGIRKVVFGGQVTDEEVESLNKRKPCSGYKMKEMTGSGIFAPKAENDASESDGANLTPKPAIRMYQQAVAGISHISFGDEEGVSPKKPTTIPEVAKQRELSGTLESEAEKEARLKKQLSDSKFKELSGHDIFAPPPEILPRTTTAPRALALKGSIEIGEPASPNGHTSVKVSNPGGGQSNIASSEEPASKTAKKIYEKKFSELSGNDIFKGDVPPSSAEKPLSNAKLREMSGSNIFADGKAEARDYLGGVRKPPGGESSIALV, from the exons ATGGAGAGGAGCACGCCGGTGAGGAAGCCCCACACGTCCACCGCGGATCTGCTCACCTGGTCAGAGACTCCCCCTACTGACTCTCCTCTGCCCTCCTCCGCCTCTCGCTCTGCTACTCGCTCTCACCAG CCGTCGGATGGGATCAGAAAGGTGGTGTTTGGAGGTCAGGTGACGGACGAGGAGGTCGAGAGCTTGAACAAACG CAAACCTTGTTCAGGGTATAAGATGAAGGAGATGACTGGGAGTGGCATTTTTGCACCGAAGGCAGAAAATGATGCCTCAGAATCTGATGGTGCCAACCTTACCCCAAAACCCGCAATTCGTATGTACCAG CAAGCGGTTGCTGGAATCAGTCATATCTCATTTGGTGATGAAGAGGGTGTTTCTCCCAAAAAGCCTACAACCATTCCCGAAGTTGCAAAGCAGCGTGAGCTAAGTGGGACCTTGGAAAGTGAAGCAGAGAAAGAGGCAAGGCTGAAGAAGCAGCTCTCTGACTCTAAATTCAAGGAGCTTAGTGGGCATGACATATTTGCACCCCCTCCTGAAATTTTGCCCAGGACAACTACTGCTCCACGTGCATTGGCCTTGAAAGGAAGCATAGAGATAGGAGAACCTGCTTCCCCCAATGGTCACACATCTGTTAAGGTTTCTAAT CCTGGTGGGGGTCAGAGCAATATAGCATCCAGTGAGGAACCTGCGTCCAAGACAGCTAAGAAGATTTATGAGAAGAAATTTTCTGAGCTCTCAGGAAATGATATATTCAAGGGTGATGTTCCTCCGTCGTCAGCTGAAAAACCACTGAGTAATGCAAAACTACGAGAGATGAGTGGCAGCAACATCTTTGCTGATGGGAAGGCAGAGGCTCGAGACTACTTAGGTGGTGTACGCAAACCCCCAGGTGGAGAGAGTAGCATTGCCTTGGTTTAA
- the LOC18793826 gene encoding MDIS1-interacting receptor like kinase 2 isoform X1: MPKAEDLSIPPEIGNATQIHVLDLSSNHLVGLIPKEFGRLTSLERLMLNGNQLSGRIPLEFGSLNDLEYLDLSTNKFNESIPSILGDLLKLHYLNLSNNKLAQAIPFKLKKLVQLNYMDLSHNSLEGKIPSELGSMQSLVTLDLSHNNLSGSIPSSFEEMHGLSYVDISYNHLEGPLPNISAFREAPPERLKGNKGLCGKVGALLPPCNAHGSKKDHKVLFSVAVFVLLSTLFTIVFVIMQTKKKHQDTKQNHMHGEISFSVLNFDGKSMYKEIIRATEDFDSTYCIGKGGHGSIYKVNLSSGDVVVVKRLHLLWDGDTEFQKGFLNEERALTEIRHWNIVKLYGFCANKQHSFLVYEYLERGSLAAMLSKDEEAKELGWSKRVNIVKGLAHALCYMHHDCLPPIVHRDISSKNILLDSEYEACVSDFGTTKFLNPDSTNWTAAAGTYGYMAPELAYTMEVNENCDVYSFGVVTLEIIMGKHPGDLLSSFSPVSSSSSSSSSSSALPAHQITIVDVLDQRISPPTHQLASEVVSLVKIAFSCLNSSPKSRPTMKQVSHFLSTQMLHLSKTVHMMTCGELLALDPLAT; the protein is encoded by the exons ATGCCCAAAGCTGAAGACCTTAGCATACCACCTGAGATAGGCAATGCAACCCAAATTCATGTGTTGGACCTTTCTTCAAATCATTTAGTTGGGTTGATCCCAAAAGAATTCGGGAGACTGACTTCTTTGGAGAGGTTGATGTTGAATGGAAATCAACTTTCAGGTCGTATACCGTTAGAATTCGGATCATTGAATGATCTTGAATATCTTGACTTGTCAACAAACAAATTCAATGAGTCAATTCCGAGCATTCTAGGTGACTTGTTGAAATTGCACTACTTGAATTTGAGCAACAACAAGTTGGCTCAAGCAATTCCATTTAAGTTGAAGAAGTTAGTTCAATTGAATTACATGGATTTAAGTCATAACTCTCTTGAAGGTAAGATACCATCAGAATTGGGCAGTATGCAGAGTTTGGTGACACTTGATCTTTCCCACAACAATCTTTCGGGTTCCATACCATCAAGTTTTGAAGAGATGCACGGCTTGTCGTACGTTGACATATCCTACAATCACTTGGAAGGTCCCCTTCCCAACATCAGTGCATTTCGAGAAGCTCCGCCAGAAAGATTGAAAGGGAACAAAGGATTGTGTGGCAAAGTTGGAGCTCTGCTACCACCCTGCAATGCGCATGGATCAAAAAAGGATCACAAGGTCTTATTCTCTGTTGCAGTGTTTGTACTTCTATCTACTCTCTTTACAATTGTCTTTGTAATAAtgcaaacaaagaagaagcatCAAGATACTAAACAAAACCACATGCATGgagaaatttctttttcagttttaaattttgatggaAAATCAATGTATAAGGAAATTATAAGGGCAACAGAAGATTTTGATTCCACATATTGCATTGGGAAGGGAGGACATGGAAGCATCTATAAAGTAAATTTGTCATCTGGAGACGTAGTGGTCGTGAAGAGACTCCATCTGCTATGGGATGGCGATACAGAATTTCAAAAGGGGTTCTTGAATGAAGAAAGGGCACTCACTGAGATAAGACATTGGAATATTGTGAAGCTCTATGGTTTCTGCGCAAATAAACAACACTCGTTTTTGGTGTATGAGTATCTTGAAAGAGGTAGCTTGGCCGCAATGTTGAGCAAAGATGAAGAAGCTAAAGAGTTGGGGTGGAGTAAAAGGGTGAATATTGTTAAAGGTTTAGCTCATGCCTTGTGTTACATGCACCACGATTGCTTGCCACCGATTGTACATCGTGACATCTCAAGTAAGAACATTTTGTTGGATTCTGAATATGAGGCATGTGTTTCAGACTTTGGCACAACTAAATTTTTAAATCCAGACTCAACTAATTGGACTGCCGCTGCAGGCACGTATGGCTACATGGCACCAG AGCTTGCTTACACAATGGAAGTGAATGAGAACTGCGATGTTTATAGCTTTGGTGTGGTCACATTGGAAATAATTATGGGAAAGCATCCTGGAGATCTTCTCTCATCTTTCTCACCAGTCTcttcatcctcctcctcctcctcatcatcatctgcATTACCAGCCCATCAAATAACAATTGTGGATGTTTTGGACCAACGCATTTCCCCTCCTACACATCAACTTGCAAGCGAAGTGGTCTCTCTTGTGAAGATAGCATTTTCATGCTTGAATTCCAGCCCAAAATCTCGTCCAACAATGAAACAAGTTTCTcatttcctctcaactcagaTGCTGCATTTGTCGAAGACGGTACATATGATGACATGTGGTGAATTGCTTGCTCTTGATCCTTTGGCTACCTGA